From the genome of Candidatus Roizmanbacteria bacterium, one region includes:
- a CDS encoding prepilin peptidase has translation MILSFLFILGLAVGSFLNVLIDRLPNDQGLLGRSYCDYCKKTLQPQDLIPVFSYAFLRGRCRYCQKRLQIQYPLIELLTGVVFMLTWLSFSQGGLGYQIYTIVLISILIAMFFSDLKYQILPDEEQLALFIVGLAYLIATNVPIPQIAERFVLSFVAMMPLLLLFLATKGRGMGFGDVKLLFIFGFLFELQGAFIILYVAFITGGFFGLVAILLRKTKMKSKIAFGPFLILGAILYLFYTKYFITEFNTILGI, from the coding sequence ATGATTCTGAGCTTCTTATTTATTCTCGGTCTAGCTGTGGGCTCGTTTTTAAATGTACTTATTGATAGGCTACCAAACGACCAAGGTCTCCTTGGACGATCCTACTGCGATTACTGTAAAAAAACACTACAGCCACAGGACCTTATTCCTGTTTTCTCGTACGCTTTTCTTCGAGGAAGATGTAGATACTGTCAAAAAAGACTCCAGATTCAATACCCTTTAATAGAGTTGTTGACTGGAGTGGTATTTATGCTAACGTGGTTATCATTCTCACAGGGAGGTCTTGGATACCAAATTTATACGATCGTCTTAATTTCTATTTTGATAGCAATGTTCTTTAGTGATCTTAAGTATCAAATTCTTCCCGATGAGGAGCAACTTGCTTTATTTATAGTAGGTTTAGCATATCTAATTGCTACAAACGTGCCTATACCACAGATTGCAGAGCGTTTCGTACTTAGTTTTGTAGCTATGATGCCCCTTCTTTTGTTATTTCTAGCTACGAAAGGAAGGGGAATGGGATTTGGCGACGTAAAACTATTGTTTATATTTGGATTCCTCTTTGAACTACAAGGTGCCTTCATAATTTTGTATGTGGCATTTATAACTGGAGGCTTTTTTGGTCTTGTAGCTATTTTGTTGCGTAAAACTAAGATGAAAAGTAAGATAGCCTTTGGGCCATTTCTTATTTTAGGTGCTATTTTATATCTTTTTTATACTAAGTACTTTATAACAGAGTTCAATACTATATTGGGCATATAA
- a CDS encoding MerR family transcriptional regulator has product MSTSPTLKPKKNLVSIGKAAEILGVSIDAIRRWDKAGAIHTYREEGKARRFSLDELREMKASKPLSISEAAIKLGVSASTLRRIEKKGLLVPQRNSIGEREYSRNSIKTYMAREGQQNKGVPLSTNDAIETEIDQIPVPARVLIDNSVYASEKAREFPVYEPRAAGMFASESESARNEVEPRIADAAIRKISRTQYKFNARNIFMATSMLGFIAMLVFGAIGAQTVFNSVTKDRAVAVRLNFEKVDKQPQVLAASTDKGLLSRINDSLSQLLARLPWSSSANKNVSIVAQVKKDAQVNIADVQKALASSAISEKETIYFAIPAVFQKNITAPNVIYSVTAGTGVTITGDTQNPVINAVSSTVASGVSSLQGSTGSVVLTAGSGISIDGLTISSSISSSTEQTFNTISVSGQSDVVADSSTDTLTLTAGTGIVITTDASGDIVTITNSGSSSASGFIDNGTVVSLTTSTDNVTLGSTTDLAKLGIDGEADEIQLLVQGNSTQTTSLIVAENSSGTDVYTVSNTGDVVQTGSLTFSSVGTDITTGSGEDLTVVANGIGIINLNDNVVITGTTDLQGNVSNSTGTLTFADNVSVTGSTTLGDNTSDTITFNAGVSGAGISFASSTFGTCTALETVGGVLTCGSDAGGSDSGWIDGGSNVYLITSSDNVGIGTTAPGAKENYRSLVIRMKFN; this is encoded by the coding sequence ATGAGCACGAGCCCTACATTAAAACCTAAAAAAAACCTAGTATCTATTGGTAAAGCTGCAGAGATTTTAGGGGTGTCAATAGACGCCATAAGAAGATGGGATAAAGCAGGGGCAATTCACACGTATAGAGAAGAAGGAAAAGCGAGAAGATTTTCATTAGATGAGTTGAGGGAAATGAAGGCCTCAAAACCACTCAGCATTTCCGAAGCAGCGATCAAATTAGGTGTATCAGCATCCACACTAAGAAGGATTGAAAAGAAGGGTCTATTAGTTCCTCAAAGAAATTCTATAGGTGAACGAGAATATTCACGAAATTCAATCAAGACTTATATGGCCAGAGAGGGCCAACAAAACAAGGGCGTGCCTCTTAGTACGAACGATGCTATCGAAACTGAAATTGACCAAATTCCTGTGCCTGCAAGGGTATTAATCGATAATTCTGTATATGCTTCAGAGAAGGCTAGAGAGTTTCCCGTATATGAGCCAAGAGCGGCAGGGATGTTTGCTTCTGAATCTGAATCTGCAAGGAACGAAGTAGAGCCGAGAATCGCAGATGCTGCCATCCGAAAAATCAGCAGGACACAGTATAAATTTAACGCTCGCAACATATTCATGGCTACCTCAATGCTTGGTTTCATAGCAATGCTTGTGTTCGGAGCTATAGGCGCTCAGACAGTATTCAACTCCGTAACTAAGGACAGAGCTGTTGCAGTTAGACTTAATTTTGAAAAAGTAGATAAACAGCCACAGGTTCTTGCGGCCAGCACAGATAAAGGTCTATTAAGCAGAATTAATGATTCACTATCTCAGTTACTAGCTCGGTTGCCTTGGAGTTCATCAGCAAATAAGAACGTATCCATTGTGGCTCAGGTTAAGAAAGATGCTCAAGTAAATATTGCAGACGTACAAAAAGCCCTTGCATCAAGTGCTATTTCTGAAAAAGAAACGATCTATTTTGCCATACCCGCGGTCTTTCAAAAAAATATTACAGCCCCTAATGTAATATATAGTGTCACTGCTGGAACAGGAGTTACTATTACTGGAGATACTCAGAACCCAGTCATAAACGCCGTTTCTTCTACAGTTGCTTCTGGAGTATCGTCACTACAAGGTTCAACGGGATCGGTAGTGTTAACTGCAGGATCAGGCATTTCTATCGACGGTCTTACCATCAGCTCCTCCATCTCTTCATCTACAGAACAAACGTTTAATACGATTTCTGTAAGTGGACAATCGGATGTGGTAGCCGATAGCTCAACAGACACCCTCACATTAACGGCTGGTACTGGAATAGTTATAACGACAGATGCATCGGGCGACATTGTAACGATTACAAATTCAGGTAGTTCAAGTGCCTCAGGTTTTATAGATAATGGTACGGTCGTGAGTTTAACAACCTCAACCGACAATGTAACGCTTGGTTCTACTACGGATCTTGCAAAACTTGGGATTGATGGAGAGGCGGATGAGATTCAACTTCTCGTTCAAGGAAACTCAACACAGACAACAAGTCTCATAGTTGCTGAAAATTCATCTGGGACAGATGTATATACAGTAAGTAATACTGGAGACGTAGTTCAAACCGGTTCCTTAACCTTCTCATCAGTCGGAACTGATATAACAACGGGATCTGGGGAGGATTTAACAGTTGTAGCAAATGGGATAGGAATTATTAATCTAAATGACAATGTCGTTATCACTGGAACCACAGATCTTCAAGGTAACGTTTCAAACTCAACTGGAACTCTGACTTTTGCAGACAACGTCTCTGTAACGGGTAGCACAACCCTTGGAGATAACACCAGTGACACCATAACCTTTAATGCAGGTGTATCAGGTGCAGGTATATCATTTGCCTCCTCAACATTTGGAACATGTACCGCCCTTGAGACAGTCGGTGGAGTCTTGACCTGCGGATCTGATGCTGGTGGATCAGACTCAGGTTGGATTGATGGTGGATCAAACGTCTATCTTATTACCTCCTCTGACAATGTAGGTATTGGAACAACAGCACCTGGGGCCAAGGAAAACTACAGATCGCTGGTGATACGGATGAAATTCAACTAG